Within the Hippoglossus hippoglossus isolate fHipHip1 chromosome 20, fHipHip1.pri, whole genome shotgun sequence genome, the region ACTTTACTGTGTCAAAACCCAAATGCAAATGAGACTACTGGGATgcccttttttaaattctaaGTGCTAAATATCCCATGCTGTAATGTTTtaaagattattaaaaaaaaaaagtctaggGTTTGTATTCACTCCCGATATAGAATTAGAAAAGTAGAACTGAGAGCAATTGTCAAAAATAGTCTGGATATAGGAAGTAATTTTCCTTGCAAATTATTATGCAAGTCGATTTCATGCGTTTGATTTTTGGTTGAATGAAAAGATTTGATTCAACAGCGATTTACTGAAAGTAGGACAAGGTCAAAACAGCCTGAGGATCAATCAGAGGACAAAGGTTACAGAGCAGTAACAATAAAACTGCAACTGTTCTGCAGACATTAACTATATGTGCATAATGTAGAACATCAGCAGGTCATACTTGTTATTTAACACATTGTTATActtgataaatgtatttttatttatttgaaatgaagaCATACTTATCCAGAGCCTCAGCAAAGTTTGTAGCCCCAATAACAATGACTCCTTCATTGGGTTTAAACCTGTAAAAGAACAGAACATTAACAGTAAGGCAATGAAAACTCTCAACTGAAATATTGTAGTCACAGTATGAAGATTAAAATATAAGTACTATAGAACTGACCCATCCATTTCAGCCAGCAGCTGGTTGATTGTTTGTCTGGAGTAAGGATGCATAGGAGACTCGATCCTCTTCCCTCCAACACTGTCCAACTCATCGATGAAGATGACACAGGGGGCATTTGCTTTTGCCTCCTCtgcaagatgaaaaaaaaaacggagaaATTGTAGTAGAGTGGCTTCATCGTTAACtggtttttcacattttctcacatCCAGAAAACGTACTGAAAAGGTTCCTGATGCGGCCCGCACCAACACCCACAAACATCTCATCAAACTCGGATCCAGAGGCATAGTAGAAAGGCACGTCAGCCTCTCCAGCTACTGCTCGAGCTAAGAGAGTCTTGCCAGTACCTGGTGGACCAACAAGGAGGATCCCtgtgaggaaaacagaggaaacaagttaacacaaactgcagaagaTAATTTGCCAAATGGATTTAGGGATGATAAAAATCTGACAAAATGGAGAATGTGGAGAAAGTTCAGTTCCTTATACCTTTAGGCAGTTTTCCACCCAGAACAGTGAACTTCTGTGGGTGCTTGAGAAACTCCACAACTTCTTGTAATTCGTTCTTTGCCTCCTCGACTCCTTTGACATGCTCGAACGTCACATTCTTCATCTGAACGGGGTCGACTGCTGAGTCGAGACCAGATGTGGTGCGGAACCTCACTGTGAAATCCCAAAACCACTGAGTCAGTACATTGAGATTTTAGAAAAACTCAAGTTCTTTGCAGCATCTCACAATTATAAAAGTTGGTTGATTAAAATAAGCTTACTGCGACACACACGTAAATATGACGACACACATGTACGCTGCTCTTCCACATTTATCGCTTCCAACTATTGGACTAGTTCCAGCACATCGACACATGCACATTTGATAGATAGTTCAGCATTAGTACACAGTGGTATCCAGCAGATTTATCACCCGCACCCTAAATGCACACCTTCAAAGAGTTATCATGTCTTATTAACCTGGTGGTAAACACACCACATCAAATATCTAAGCCGCCAGAGGATCCCAACTTTATTATCCAAGCTTGGAGACTCTAACAAGCTctactttatttttaatgtgcatGTAGGGTTGTGAGTTGATTTGCAAGAATaggaaagaaggaaaactgaaacaaaccagCATCAGAAAAGGAGCCTTTACCCGAGAGAAAGGGGGTCCTGGACAGACCATAAATACCAACAAGTAGGAGGACCAACAGGATCAACCTGGTTCTCCTCAGCGAGTCTGtcaaaacagcagagaaaaggtTAGAGTCCTGTCACTCAGTACACCACTGAGCCTcccacaaaaaagaaaacatgtttttctttgtggatGATAACTGTGGTGCCTGAAGGCTGAGGGAGTGAGCTACATGCCTTGCGTTCTCTGTGTATATGCCTGGGACCTCATGAACCCATCTGTGAAACCTGTCTTGAAAGCCTCCTGCTGGTTTACTGGAAGGTTCTTTTCTTGTACCACTTGGTCCAGCGATTGCACCACTGGTCCTTTATCCCTCATGAGCAAACCCTGTGAGCGAAACACAGGAAGGGTTGGTTGGTGAGCTTCATTCAATGGAAAATTACAATATGGTACCTCAATTTTAACACAGTAACATGCCGACCTTCATGAAGGCTGGTGTGTAGGTCTCAGACTCCACTGGACCATCGTAACTGGACTCCTTTCGTCgagcttttgttttaaatgtcttgaAACCTCGACTCTGCACCCAGACTATAGACAGACACATGGAACAACATAAATCTTCAATCAATGCCCCAAGTGCCAAGTCCTTAATACACACAGCAGatcaaatattcaaattgaATTTCTTACCAGGCAAGAATTGTAGCTGTAAGCAAGCTTCTTTTAGAGGACTGTGGTATTGTCTGTGGAATATTGGTGAGCCCAACACCCCCAATCTCCTGTGGGAAACCCCTGTGAGACAAATAgtgaaaattagtttttattaaataacaaaattgTCAAACCAAAACCTTGCAGCTCAACACCCTTCTCACCATGCTTGTTGAGAAAGAAGCTGTCTGTAGAAACATGACTTGTTCTCCATATTGAAGGAACAGCCGGAGGTTCTTCTGGTCCTGGTGGAGGCAGCAACCTGCAGACCAGCTCATCGAGCTGACTCACCCCGATGTCTGAGAGGCCAAGGTCCCTTAGACTCACAGTGGGCTATGAAGAAAGGAAAACCAAAGTAGGTTCATTTACACCTTTTAGAGAACAATAACCCATGAGTGGGTAAGTGGCATCCAGAGGATTTAAGAATTCTTGTTAGGTATCTCTCTTTTCTAGACACATATAGACAGTAACACAATGCGTTTTTATACATCAACACTGGAAAATGTGTGGACAATTGGGTCCGGTCTTTGCCATTattgccaaaagctctcgaatctcgcAGTTTTTCcaatttgacatctttgtcagcgtcttctacatgtatgacatctctttttcatcctgacatatgtattttttgtttgttgcgTGTTTAAAACgccatcaacacacccactcgctggCTTTAAatcctctggacattttcctgctgtatcctcacatgggctcacttggacattctCCAGATATTTTACTAGTGGGCTGGAGGGAAAAGttaagtaaaatgtctggagccactgactctgacatttgcgttctcacatgaTGCTCCCTCTCGATAATTTCACGAGAATGTCTGGAGTACACTGCACGTCTAAAAGCAGCAATGTTGATCTatttaaagatgtgtgtgtgcgtgtgaagaTATTCAAGTTCAGGCCAAAGTCATTAATGATCATGAATTGTTGACTCACGAACACAGTTGGAGAGAATGTATACAACGCATCCATGGTAGCGAACTCACCTCCTTGAGAAAAGAACTGTGCTCTGGGGTGAAGTCTTTGTGCAGAGTCTGGACTGAAGCTGTGGCTGAGTTCTTCAGAGAGTGGAGGGCATTGATGAGCTGGCTCAGGGGCACTATcatctggaacacacacagcaacagaggaggaggaggaggagggtgaggaacaAGCTCCCAACATGTGATGCATTGCACAATCTTAAATTTAAACCATGCACAGAGACTCAGAAAGTAGTGTTTAAATGCTGGTCACTTGAGGTGAGTGTTCCAGACGGGACAGGACAGTTATGTCAGTGTTCATCAggcaaacagcaaacacaggGTGACGTCTGGGCCACATACGTCAGAAGTACGACTTATGTAAACTCAGCTCCTTGGACGATTAACTTTAATACCCCTTCAATTAAACTTGAACTCAGCTCTGACCAAACACACCCTGTGATTAAATCCTCACAGTAGCCACCCCCCTCGAGACAACGTGATTGCAAGCTAGCCTCGGCTTGTTGATGCTAGCATTAGCCTAGCTAGCGTGTCATTGACAGTACGAGGCTGGGAGACAAACACAAGGACCGACGGAGGCTGTCACTGTCACAACTCACACACGTTACAGCTCAAATACAGAACATGGCGCAGTgacgttagctagctagctgggGAAAGGTTGTATCCggtagcttttttttttacctgctgGGGCTGAAACGACGTCGACAGCGAAAACATTGTTGAGCCCGAATGGTGGttgagaaacaacaacaaggtGGAGGGCGGATGTACGAGGGGCCGCGCCTCTGTGGCTGTGGTGAGGAAGACGAAGGAGCGTCGTcccctttgtttttttccttcttgctCAACTTCCAGCAGCTTAGCTAACAACAGCAAATGGATTCTCCGGCGTCCGAGGTCAAGTGGACTACAAAATGACGTCAGGGCGGTTACGGTGGCGTGTGCCGTTACATCAGCGGAagaacgcacgcacacacaataaaaaaagtacGCATTAACGgcaaatttgttttaaaattgtaaatattaatataaattacatatgaATTGtagtagtttgtgtgttttgttgttctaCATAAGTGggggaaaaacattttgttattaCAAATTACAACGCGTTGCGAACTGccttatcaaaaataaaatgtaaagctTTTATTCTCATTCAACAGCTGTTTTGTGTCATATATTCAAATCAATAAAGTGAGAATGTTGCGTTAAAAGACGGCTATATTTTCGTTATTGCGCATATTTGGGGCTCGCGTCATGATTTACGTACAGGCAGTCGATTTGGACGCCTAAAGGGACCCCCCGCAGAACGAACGGCGGAAATTTCAAATTTTCAAAACAAACCCGAGGTTGTTGTTTCTGACATGAGAGCGTCGACTTCGAGCTGAAGGCTTCGTTCGAGACGAGTTTACACGATGGACGCGGACGAGAAACACGTTTCCGGCAGAAAGGGGAAAACGGTGGATGCTCCCAGAGCGCCTTCGATCGAGGACTTCGTGGTTCTGAAGCCCGTCAGCCGAGGAGCCTTCGGGAAAGTCTACCTCGCGCGGAAGAAGTCCAACGCGCGGCTATACGCCATTAAGGTGAGTGTGTTCGGGGCCCCTAGCAGAAACTGAACCCCCCCACCGAACCTGTTCTGATCAAATCTGTGTTTCCCTCCTCCAGGCCATGAAGAAAGCGGACATGGTTGATAAGAACATGACGGGACAGATGAAGGCGGAGAGGGACGCGCTGGCTCTGAGCAAAAGTCCCTTCATCGTCCACCTGTTTTATTCCCTCCAGACGTCCACGAAGATCTATCTGGTAAAACCCAGTGATGCAGAACAGCCTGAGACACGTTACTGCTGAGTGGGACCACTGCCCCACACACAGGATCCACCCAGTAGAGTGTAGTGCTTCTTCcacttcatatatatatatacagaaaacCAATAGCTTCCATGACAGGTGATCCACTGACTCCAAACCATGTGTATAATTACAGATAAACAGGAtacactcttttttttaaattgtattttgatgctgcttgtgttttatatcaataataatatttcaaaaaCGTATTTTCTTTCAATAGCTTCCATGTCATGTGACCAACTGACTCCAAACCTAAGCTGAATACTATTAGCATAGATAATAGACACACCCCTTTCTATTCTTTTGTTATTGGTTcctattgtttatttaaaaatcaacatGACCCACTTACTCCAAACACTTTCTGAATTGTATTGCTTCCCCACAACTACCTAAAACCAACTTCACTGTAATAGGTAATTGTTATTTaatctgtatttttctgttatttgcAGGTAATGGAGTACCTCATCGGTGGAGATGTCAAATCTCTGCTTCACATCTACGGATATTTCGACCTGGACATGgctgttaaatacatttcagaggTTGCTCTGGCTTTAGATTACCTTCATCGTCATGGTATTATCCACAGGTACTTTGATACTATGTCTTTAGGACTCATAGAATGAGTATAACACTCACTGATGAATCCTCTGCTGACATTTATTGtgtctgtcatttatcttttcagGGACTTGAAGCCAGACAATATGCTCATATCCAATGAAGGTCACATCAAACTTACAGACTTTGGTCTTTCTAAAGTCAAGCTTGACAGAGGTACGACGTACAATCATCTTAAATAAATTGTAATCATTCCTGCTGcttattttattaacatttcctttattttgTCTATGGTCTTTCTATTTCAGAGCTGAGTCTTATGGACATCCTAACCACCCCGTCCTTGGCTAAACCAAATAAAGATTATTTCCGCACGCCGGGTCAAGTCCTGTCCTTGATCAGCTCCCTTGGATTTGTAAGTATTTCTTTTTGAATGAGGTAATGGCCACTTTACACGCATAGTTTCTATTAAAAAATtactctttctttatttttctaaatacaGAATACACCAACAGGGGAAGGAAAGCGTCACTGCAGCGCATCTGCTGCTTCCAGTCCTGCTTCCTGTGGCAGAATAAGACACAAGAATAACTCTCTTGGTTCTCccatgatgaagaagaaagatCAGATGTTCTCCCCTTCTCAGTACCCTTGGAAAAAGGGTATGTTGAAGTATTAAAACCCTTTCGGAGCGACTGATGTGTAAACTTTGAGTAATTATTTCTAAAAAGCTGCTTGTCTGATCgaatttttctttgtatttgc harbors:
- the LOC117754188 gene encoding ATP-dependent zinc metalloprotease YME1L1-like isoform X2, with product MFSLSTSFQPQQMIVPLSQLINALHSLKNSATASVQTLHKDFTPEHSSFLKEPTVSLRDLGLSDIGVSQLDELVCRLLPPPGPEEPPAVPSIWRTSHVSTDSFFLNKHGVSHRRLGVLGSPIFHRQYHSPLKEACLQLQFLPVWVQSRGFKTFKTKARRKESSYDGPVESETYTPAFMKGLLMRDKGPVVQSLDQVVQEKNLPVNQQEAFKTGFTDGFMRSQAYTQRTQDSLRRTRLILLVLLLVGIYGLSRTPFLSVRFRTTSGLDSAVDPVQMKNVTFEHVKGVEEAKNELQEVVEFLKHPQKFTVLGGKLPKGILLVGPPGTGKTLLARAVAGEADVPFYYASGSEFDEMFVGVGAGRIRNLFKEAKANAPCVIFIDELDSVGGKRIESPMHPYSRQTINQLLAEMDGFKPNEGVIVIGATNFAEALDNALIRPGRFDLQVTVPRPDVKGRTEILNWYLSKIKVDDVMDAEIIARGTVGFSGAELENLVNQAALKAAVDGKEMVTMKELEFAKDKILMGPERRSIHIDKKNKTITAYHESGHAIVAYYTKDAMPINKATIMPRGPTLGHVSMLPENDRWSETRAQLLAQMDVSMGGRVAEELIFGDDYITTGASSDFDGATKIAKMMVTRFGMSDKLGVMTYGDVTKQSPETQAAIEQEVRVLLKDSYERAKNLLKTYSKEHKKLADALLAHETLDAKEIKLVLEGKSLEH
- the LOC117754188 gene encoding ATP-dependent zinc metalloprotease YME1L1-like isoform X3; translation: MFSLSTSFQPQQMIVPLSQLINALHSLKNSATASVQTLHKDFTPEHSSFLKEPTVSLRDLGLSDIGVSQLDELVCRLLPPPGPEEPPAVPSIWRTSHVSTDSFFLNKHGVSHRRLGVLGSPIFHRQYHSPLKEACLQLQFLPVWVQSRGFKTFKTKARRKESSYDGPVESETYTPAFMKGLLMRDKGPVVQSLDQVVQEKNLPVNQQEAFKTGFTDGFMRSQAYTQRTQDSLRRTRLILLVLLLVGIYGLSRTPFLSGKGSFSDAVRFRTTSGLDSAVDPVQMKNVTFEHVKGVEEAKNELQEVVEFLKHPQKFTVLGGKLPKGILLVGPPGTGKTLLARAVAGEADVPFYYASGSEFDEMFVGVGAGRIRNLFKEAKANAPCVIFIDELDSVGGKRIESPMHPYSRQTINQLLAEMDGFKPNEGVIVIGATNFAEALDNALIRPGRFDLQVTVPRPDVKGRTEILNWYLSKIKVDDVMDAEIIARGTVGFSGAELENLVNQAALKAAVDGKEMVTMKELEFAKDKILMGPERRSIHIDKKNKTITAYHESGHAIVAYYTKDAMPINKATIMPRGPTLGHVSMLPENDRWSETRAQLLAQMDVSMGGRVAEELIFGDDYITTGMKLRGIDLVDVSVSVLLWYLQRNSCKIP
- the LOC117754188 gene encoding ATP-dependent zinc metalloprotease YME1L1-like isoform X1 → MFSLSTSFQPQQMIVPLSQLINALHSLKNSATASVQTLHKDFTPEHSSFLKEPTVSLRDLGLSDIGVSQLDELVCRLLPPPGPEEPPAVPSIWRTSHVSTDSFFLNKHGVSHRRLGVLGSPIFHRQYHSPLKEACLQLQFLPVWVQSRGFKTFKTKARRKESSYDGPVESETYTPAFMKGLLMRDKGPVVQSLDQVVQEKNLPVNQQEAFKTGFTDGFMRSQAYTQRTQDSLRRTRLILLVLLLVGIYGLSRTPFLSGKGSFSDAVRFRTTSGLDSAVDPVQMKNVTFEHVKGVEEAKNELQEVVEFLKHPQKFTVLGGKLPKGILLVGPPGTGKTLLARAVAGEADVPFYYASGSEFDEMFVGVGAGRIRNLFKEAKANAPCVIFIDELDSVGGKRIESPMHPYSRQTINQLLAEMDGFKPNEGVIVIGATNFAEALDNALIRPGRFDLQVTVPRPDVKGRTEILNWYLSKIKVDDVMDAEIIARGTVGFSGAELENLVNQAALKAAVDGKEMVTMKELEFAKDKILMGPERRSIHIDKKNKTITAYHESGHAIVAYYTKDAMPINKATIMPRGPTLGHVSMLPENDRWSETRAQLLAQMDVSMGGRVAEELIFGDDYITTGASSDFDGATKIAKMMVTRFGMSDKLGVMTYGDVTKQSPETQAAIEQEVRVLLKDSYERAKNLLKTYSKEHKKLADALLAHETLDAKEIKLVLEGKSLEH